One segment of Vagococcus martis DNA contains the following:
- a CDS encoding ATP-binding protein: protein MQQKFSQLMSRFSLKSIIIFIVLLTTLISLILSSIYLERYVVQNEYRYAKDKMSTIAKVFATDEQVKNALINDETSKNIQELSLEIAKLSNMDFIVVLDKELIRLSHPDPNAIGQHFSDLDDARRALNGDAHFSQKKGILGDGIRFFVPVKDENHRIIGVICAGITLDTLQSDISNIQIKVALILLIGLVIGIIGALISSKAIKHILLGLEPGDISRLVQEKQLINDEINEGIIAINKDKDITLINQAAVNLLTSLDSSFQLAENNKIDTQLYTVFFKKCFTSKQKQTDQELLLNTTTFIATTSPVMIRNVFNGAVVTFRDQSEMSQLIHTLSGTQQYIDALRAQTHEFMNKTHVIMGLIEQEKYDLVQEYIQQISHDYKQEVGYVTDIIKSPAIAGFILGKINEAKEQTVSLTLNPTSFLPDLEMDNYVHKIIQILGNLLDNAIDATKNQHTKQITLSLSYEVEGHILIIEVIDSGYGIQSSDIDKLFQKGFSTKGAGRGYGLHAIYRIVNEHGGLIDITNNNDNTGATVYIELPLSRKGEKNERSNY, encoded by the coding sequence ATGCAACAAAAATTTAGCCAATTGATGAGTCGCTTTTCATTAAAATCAATTATTATATTTATTGTGCTTCTGACAACGCTTATTTCACTCATATTATCATCCATATATCTTGAACGCTATGTTGTTCAAAATGAATACAGATATGCTAAAGATAAAATGTCTACTATAGCTAAAGTTTTTGCTACAGATGAGCAAGTAAAGAATGCTCTAATCAACGATGAAACTTCTAAAAACATTCAAGAGCTTTCTTTAGAAATTGCAAAGCTTAGTAATATGGACTTTATTGTCGTACTAGATAAAGAACTTATACGATTGTCACATCCAGACCCCAATGCCATTGGACAACATTTTTCCGATCTAGATGATGCTAGAAGAGCGCTTAACGGTGATGCTCATTTTTCTCAAAAAAAAGGAATTCTAGGGGATGGCATTCGCTTTTTTGTTCCAGTAAAAGATGAGAATCACCGTATCATAGGAGTAATTTGTGCGGGCATTACCTTAGACACATTACAAAGCGATATTAGTAATATACAAATCAAAGTAGCCTTAATTTTATTAATTGGATTAGTTATAGGGATTATCGGTGCTCTAATTAGTAGTAAAGCCATTAAACATATTCTATTAGGTTTGGAACCTGGTGATATTTCCCGTTTAGTTCAAGAAAAACAACTCATTAACGATGAAATCAATGAAGGTATTATTGCTATCAATAAAGATAAAGACATCACTCTGATTAATCAAGCTGCTGTTAATTTATTAACTTCACTAGATTCATCATTTCAACTAGCTGAAAACAACAAAATTGATACTCAATTATATACTGTTTTTTTTAAAAAATGCTTCACATCAAAACAAAAGCAAACTGATCAAGAGTTATTGCTCAATACTACTACTTTCATTGCCACAACTTCACCAGTTATGATTCGCAATGTTTTTAATGGGGCTGTTGTAACATTTAGAGATCAATCTGAGATGAGTCAACTCATTCATACATTAAGCGGCACGCAACAGTACATTGATGCCTTACGCGCTCAAACACATGAATTTATGAATAAAACACATGTCATTATGGGGCTTATTGAACAAGAAAAGTATGACTTAGTTCAAGAATATATTCAACAAATCAGTCATGATTATAAACAGGAAGTTGGGTACGTTACTGACATCATAAAATCGCCTGCTATTGCTGGTTTTATTCTTGGAAAAATAAATGAAGCAAAAGAACAAACTGTTTCATTAACACTGAATCCAACATCATTTTTACCAGACTTAGAAATGGATAACTATGTGCATAAGATCATTCAAATCCTAGGTAATTTACTAGATAATGCCATTGATGCAACAAAAAATCAGCACACTAAACAAATAACTCTTAGTCTATCTTATGAAGTAGAAGGGCATATTTTGATTATAGAAGTGATTGATAGTGGATATGGTATCCAAAGTAGTGACATAGATAAGCTCTTTCAAAAAGGGTTCTCTACTAAAGGAGCTGGCAGAGGCTACGGATTACATGCCATTTACCGCATCGTCAATGAACATGGCGGTTTAATTGATATAACTAATAATAATGACAATACAGGAGCAACGGTCTATATTGAGCTACCTTTGAGCCGAAAAGGAGAAAAAAATGAACGTTCTAATTATTGA
- a CDS encoding tRNA (mnm(5)s(2)U34)-methyltransferase, translating into MLKTALHFSHQLLSECVQPGDVVIDATMGNGHDTVFLSQLVENDGHVYAFDIQEKALESTRQKLEKQGTQNTSLIKDGHQNALTYLPDNTMIKAAIFNLGYLPRGDKQITTKSKTTLSAIASLLTILVEGGRLVLVLYSGHDEGMSEKKEVLSFAKTLPQDSYSVLTYQFINQQNNPPSVLCIEKKKAK; encoded by the coding sequence ATGCTTAAAACAGCTCTTCATTTTAGTCATCAGCTATTAAGTGAATGTGTTCAACCTGGTGATGTGGTCATTGATGCAACCATGGGAAATGGACATGATACAGTCTTTTTAAGTCAATTAGTTGAGAATGACGGACATGTTTATGCGTTTGATATACAAGAAAAAGCCTTGGAATCAACACGACAAAAATTAGAAAAGCAAGGCACTCAAAATACATCTCTTATTAAAGATGGACATCAAAACGCCTTAACTTATTTACCAGATAATACAATGATTAAGGCTGCTATCTTTAATTTAGGTTACTTACCTCGAGGTGATAAACAAATTACCACAAAGAGTAAAACAACACTATCTGCGATTGCTTCACTACTAACCATTTTAGTAGAAGGTGGCCGATTGGTTTTAGTACTTTATTCAGGGCATGATGAAGGTATGAGTGAAAAAAAAGAGGTCCTTTCATTTGCTAAAACCCTACCACAAGATTCCTACTCCGTTTTAACCTATCAATTCATTAACCAACAAAATAATCCCCCATCAGTCTTATGTATTGAGAAAAAGAAAGCCAAATAA
- a CDS encoding TIGR01212 family radical SAM protein (This family includes YhcC from E. coli K-12, an uncharacterized radical SAM protein.) — protein MFAYKKGDLKRYYTWNAALREVFSEKVFKVPIDGGFDCPNRDGTVARGGCTFCSVSGSGDMIIAPSDPLPVQFRKEVDQMHKKWPNTTQYIVYFQNFTNTHAPLDVLKHRFEQVINEEGVVGLSIGTRPDCLPDDVVDYLAELNQRLYLWVELGLQTTYEETSDCINRAHDYQTYLDAVEKLRKHNINVCTHLINGLPGENYDMMMENVKRTVLDSDIQGIKLHLLHLMSNTKMEKDYLEGRLQLMTQEAYTKLTCDQLEIIPPEIIIHRLTGDAPRESIIGPMWSLQKWEVLNGIDQELEKRQTYQGIYNVRKGAQGHA, from the coding sequence ATGTTTGCTTACAAAAAAGGAGATTTGAAACGATACTACACGTGGAATGCCGCACTCAGGGAAGTTTTTTCAGAAAAAGTTTTTAAGGTACCAATCGACGGAGGATTTGATTGCCCTAACCGAGATGGAACAGTAGCACGTGGTGGATGCACATTTTGTAGTGTCTCAGGTTCTGGTGACATGATTATCGCACCAAGTGATCCATTACCTGTACAATTCCGTAAAGAAGTCGACCAAATGCATAAAAAATGGCCAAATACGACACAATATATCGTATACTTTCAAAATTTTACTAATACTCACGCTCCTCTTGACGTCTTAAAACATCGTTTTGAACAAGTAATCAATGAAGAAGGTGTTGTGGGGTTGTCAATTGGTACGCGTCCGGATTGTTTGCCGGATGACGTTGTTGACTATTTGGCTGAGTTAAATCAACGATTATATCTTTGGGTAGAACTTGGTTTACAAACAACTTATGAAGAAACAAGCGACTGTATCAATAGAGCACATGACTATCAAACTTATTTAGATGCTGTTGAAAAACTGAGAAAACACAATATAAATGTCTGCACTCACTTAATTAATGGGTTACCGGGTGAGAACTATGACATGATGATGGAAAATGTTAAACGAACTGTATTAGATTCTGATATTCAAGGAATTAAGCTTCATCTTCTGCACTTAATGTCTAATACCAAAATGGAAAAAGATTACCTTGAAGGACGATTGCAACTCATGACACAAGAAGCATACACGAAATTAACGTGTGATCAACTTGAAATTATCCCACCAGAAATTATTATCCATCGTTTAACAGGTGATGCACCAAGAGAATCGATTATCGGTCCCATGTGGAGCTTACAAAAATGGGAAGTACTCAATGGAATTGATCAGGAGTTAGAAAAACGACAAACCTATCAAGGTATTTATAATGTTAGAAAAGGAGCTCAGGGACATGCTTAA
- a CDS encoding phosphatase PAP2 family protein, which yields MKTSKLYWSYAASICLLLFAVIAYFVVSNEAILKAIDQPIQQLIRGTLTPEKTIFFKYFTKFGNTVTIVLLFIVSFGVLFFKLKNKVASYWLAINTVLLSGIGNISLKYLFNRPRPSVEHLVVAKHSSFPSGHAMGSMLFYGTLIFLAYQYIDNKAMRLVIQIALGIIILLIGASRIYLGVHYPTDILGGYLLGACWLTFSYPYFKKYDFIQRFEGTR from the coding sequence ATGAAAACATCGAAATTATATTGGTCTTATGCTGCAAGTATTTGTTTGTTACTTTTTGCAGTAATTGCTTACTTCGTGGTATCTAACGAGGCGATACTAAAAGCGATTGATCAACCCATTCAACAACTTATTAGAGGAACACTCACACCTGAGAAAACCATTTTTTTCAAATATTTTACTAAATTCGGTAATACCGTTACGATTGTCTTATTATTCATCGTAAGTTTTGGTGTCTTATTTTTTAAATTAAAAAATAAGGTAGCTTCTTATTGGCTAGCTATTAATACTGTTCTTCTATCAGGTATTGGGAATATTAGCTTAAAATATCTATTCAATCGTCCGCGTCCGTCTGTGGAACATCTCGTTGTGGCGAAACATTCAAGTTTTCCAAGTGGGCATGCTATGGGGAGTATGCTTTTTTACGGAACACTCATCTTTTTAGCCTATCAATATATTGATAATAAAGCGATGAGACTTGTCATCCAAATTGCGTTGGGAATCATTATCTTATTGATTGGTGCTAGTCGAATTTATCTTGGCGTTCACTACCCAACAGATATTTTAGGTGGCTATCTATTAGGAGCATGTTGGTTAACGTTTAGCTATCCATACTTTAAAAAATATGATTTTATTCAACGATTTGAAGGGACAAGGTAG
- a CDS encoding DUF4097 family beta strand repeat-containing protein: protein MKKRTFFAIVIAIIFMIVGGIGTFITQKKLVNEREENTIHKKIKSNKNKTLDIHFNTPTSVTLTRSDDQYIYMDKQGVDFKLDNRKQADWTFKEGQDTSSLTINNPTTNKENPYPFAIFNINNYTDDTVYLRIPTHYETVTINGKNVNLSMHDFSMDNIKLNMANGSASLSSIRANQVSQPKQDTDFSIDDSKISEELSVNTTLYDISVLNTTAKLMTLTTDMGDVFTANTKGDLQITTEDGDISINHTTGKSVVTSKHGDILFHDNHIDFDTELTTTNGDIDIETDESSISDNKLDFETTLGDISIFNKNLSSNRKYKTNKGKISIKATSKNGEIEVEELDSDDTHYGYD, encoded by the coding sequence ATGAAAAAACGAACTTTCTTCGCTATAGTTATCGCCATTATTTTTATGATTGTTGGTGGAATAGGAACTTTTATTACGCAAAAAAAACTAGTAAACGAACGTGAAGAAAATACTATTCATAAAAAAATAAAATCTAATAAAAATAAAACTCTCGATATTCATTTTAATACACCAACCAGTGTGACGCTTACTCGTTCAGATGATCAGTATATTTATATGGATAAACAAGGTGTCGACTTCAAATTGGATAATAGAAAACAAGCTGATTGGACATTTAAAGAAGGACAAGATACGTCTTCTTTAACCATTAATAATCCAACAACGAATAAAGAAAATCCGTATCCCTTTGCTATTTTCAATATAAATAACTACACTGATGATACAGTTTACTTACGTATTCCAACACATTACGAAACGGTGACAATTAATGGAAAAAATGTCAATCTATCAATGCATGATTTTTCAATGGATAATATCAAATTAAATATGGCAAATGGAAGTGCATCACTTAGTAGCATTCGCGCTAATCAAGTATCACAACCTAAACAAGACACAGATTTTTCTATAGATGATTCTAAAATATCAGAAGAATTATCTGTCAATACGACACTATATGACATCAGTGTATTAAATACAACGGCTAAGTTGATGACGCTCACAACAGATATGGGGGATGTTTTTACCGCCAATACAAAAGGTGACCTACAAATAACAACGGAAGATGGCGACATCTCGATTAATCATACAACAGGAAAATCAGTTGTTACATCAAAACACGGAGATATTCTCTTCCATGACAATCATATAGACTTTGATACAGAATTGACGACTACAAATGGGGACATAGATATTGAAACAGATGAATCTTCCATTTCAGATAATAAACTTGATTTTGAAACCACTTTGGGAGATATTTCAATTTTTAATAAAAATTTATCTTCTAATAGAAAATACAAAACAAATAAAGGGAAAATAAGCATTAAAGCAACCAGTAAGAATGGTGAAATTGAAGTGGAAGAACTTGATAGCGATGACACACATTATGGTTATGATTAA
- a CDS encoding DUF1700 domain-containing protein, with protein sequence MNKEHFLIELKLYLNQLSKEEQQAILDTYNQIFDEKAALGLSEYEITQALPSPKNIAQNILEKLGLTFDTQSDYEDDWIEITHDTTKQDEAYNKYIPHNSRMNRLFEILGITLLNSFFMIWVILLIAIILMSGWLVIGIFLASPLFSLFILGTAVSTYAWFQFFVSLILLGIGLIGFIIIRPITKGAFKLFMIYHRWCWSVLKGGSTK encoded by the coding sequence ATGAATAAAGAACATTTTTTGATTGAATTAAAACTTTATTTAAACCAATTATCTAAAGAAGAACAACAAGCCATTCTTGATACTTATAATCAGATTTTTGATGAAAAGGCTGCCCTAGGCTTATCTGAATATGAGATTACTCAAGCTCTTCCTTCCCCTAAAAACATTGCCCAAAATATTTTGGAAAAACTCGGATTAACTTTTGACACGCAGTCTGATTACGAAGATGACTGGATTGAAATAACTCATGACACTACTAAGCAGGATGAAGCGTACAATAAATATATCCCTCACAATTCACGAATGAATCGACTATTCGAAATTTTAGGAATAACACTCCTAAATAGTTTTTTTATGATATGGGTCATCTTACTTATTGCTATTATCCTAATGAGTGGATGGTTGGTTATCGGTATATTTCTTGCTAGTCCTTTATTTAGCCTGTTTATATTAGGAACGGCCGTTTCAACATATGCTTGGTTCCAATTCTTTGTTAGTTTAATACTACTTGGTATTGGTTTAATAGGATTCATTATCATAAGACCTATTACTAAAGGGGCTTTCAAATTATTTATGATTTATCATCGATGGTGTTGGTCTGTTTTAAAAGGAGGTTCTACTAAATGA
- a CDS encoding muramidase family protein produces the protein MKKNKSLLNQPMIRHASLFGTVLLSSTALLPGVTVLASESIRDDISNASNETTQDKKAANRWTLLSISGENEWIENNQPLDLTVNLEAHQVENLDTVINVSANTVIKSDVADLSIKDETGRVIGTYTINSELNQLSLTFTEKQFTKAIIQVPINFKKADLKEQTVAFSVGESVTSKIIKTIANPQEENATSDLLEDSVEHQDNTVSESSQVEETERVPESSVNEEKVTYEQTTDSTSESVSVMASSGLLEDSEETTDSEVETSTNEPVESEDSTTDTSKEEPKEEPKEEPKEEPKEEPKEEPKEEPKEEPKEEPKEEPKEEPKEEPKEEPKEEPKEEPKEEPKPATIVVPTPKVGPLKAATPQATFIESIASHAQSVAAENDLYASVMIAQAILESGYGSSTLSLPPNHNLFGIKGKYNGQSVTMQTQEFYNGQYVTINDAFRKYPSYRESLQDNAHVLKTTSFAPGVYFYSGAWKSNTSSYMDATKWLTGKYATDPTYNIKLNNLIMTYNLTQYDDASYTGPVTTPTGTGSDNNGGGQSNSSTMGDSSTYTVKSGDTLYRIAQNYGMIVQELKQLNGLTTDMIYVGQQLKVKGNSETPTVDSIVDDTSSTESTSNNNKPNNSTSSNHSSATYTVKSGDTLYRIALNNGMTVQELKQLNGLTSDLIRVGQQLKIAGKTSSGSSSSTNSSENTAANTTSYQVKRGDTLYGIGLKYGISVQELKKLNNLSSDTIYIGQSLKVITKQSTSTTGNTENSAQTTHIVKRGDTLYGIGLRYNVSSNDIKQWNGLNSDLIYVGQSLKINQSSKTNTTTPVKTTVGKYTVKSGDTLYRIALDNKTTVKELKRVNNLSSDFIYVGQQLTLPGTSSDSVSKNTRHTVKAGESLWAISKKYNTSVSQLKKWNNLSTNIIYANQVLRVS, from the coding sequence ATGAAAAAAAATAAATCACTACTGAATCAACCAATGATTCGTCATGCATCTTTGTTTGGCACTGTCTTGTTGTCGTCTACAGCGCTTTTACCCGGTGTTACCGTGTTGGCTTCTGAGAGTATCCGTGATGACATATCAAATGCATCTAATGAAACAACTCAGGATAAAAAAGCAGCAAATCGTTGGACGTTGTTGTCTATTAGTGGAGAAAATGAGTGGATAGAAAATAATCAGCCATTGGACTTAACTGTAAACTTAGAAGCTCATCAAGTCGAAAACCTAGATACTGTGATAAATGTATCGGCGAATACAGTGATTAAATCTGACGTAGCCGATTTATCAATAAAGGATGAGACGGGTAGAGTAATCGGAACGTATACTATTAATAGTGAGTTAAATCAATTATCATTAACATTTACAGAAAAACAATTTACAAAAGCGATTATCCAAGTTCCTATAAATTTTAAAAAGGCTGATTTAAAGGAACAAACAGTGGCGTTCTCCGTTGGGGAAAGCGTCACATCTAAAATAATTAAAACGATTGCTAATCCTCAAGAAGAAAATGCGACATCTGATTTATTAGAAGATTCTGTTGAACATCAGGACAATACAGTATCTGAATCAAGTCAGGTAGAAGAAACTGAGCGAGTGCCAGAGTCATCAGTAAATGAAGAAAAGGTGACCTATGAACAAACAACGGATTCAACAAGTGAATCAGTGTCTGTTATGGCATCAAGTGGTTTATTAGAAGATTCTGAAGAAACTACTGATTCTGAAGTAGAAACAAGTACAAATGAACCTGTTGAATCTGAAGATTCTACAACAGACACTTCAAAAGAAGAACCAAAAGAAGAACCAAAAGAAGAACCAAAAGAAGAACCAAAAGAAGAACCAAAAGAAGAACCAAAAGAAGAACCAAAAGAAGAACCAAAAGAAGAACCAAAAGAAGAACCAAAAGAAGAACCAAAAGAAGAACCAAAAGAAGAACCAAAAGAAGAACCAAAAGAAGAACCAAAAGAAGAACCAAAACCAGCTACTATCGTAGTTCCAACACCAAAAGTAGGGCCACTTAAAGCGGCAACGCCTCAAGCGACTTTTATTGAAAGTATTGCTTCTCACGCACAAAGTGTTGCAGCTGAAAATGACCTCTATGCATCCGTGATGATTGCTCAAGCTATTCTTGAAAGTGGTTATGGATCAAGCACATTGTCATTACCACCAAATCATAATTTATTTGGCATTAAAGGGAAATATAATGGGCAGTCTGTAACGATGCAAACACAAGAGTTCTATAATGGTCAATACGTCACTATAAATGATGCTTTTAGAAAGTATCCATCATACCGTGAGTCTTTGCAGGATAATGCTCATGTATTAAAAACGACATCATTTGCTCCGGGAGTTTATTTTTATTCAGGTGCGTGGAAGTCAAATACAAGTTCTTATATGGATGCGACTAAATGGTTAACCGGTAAATATGCGACAGATCCGACTTACAATATCAAATTAAACAATTTGATTATGACTTATAATCTGACGCAATATGATGATGCTAGTTATACAGGACCCGTGACAACACCTACCGGGACAGGAAGTGACAACAATGGTGGTGGTCAAAGTAATTCATCTACAATGGGAGATTCTTCTACTTATACGGTGAAAAGTGGTGATACATTATATCGTATTGCGCAAAATTACGGTATGATCGTCCAAGAATTGAAACAACTGAATGGGTTAACAACGGATATGATTTATGTGGGACAACAACTAAAAGTCAAAGGAAATAGTGAAACACCTACAGTTGATTCTATTGTGGATGATACTAGTTCAACTGAAAGTACTTCAAACAATAATAAGCCAAATAATTCAACTAGTTCAAACCATTCCTCAGCAACTTACACAGTGAAGAGTGGCGATACATTGTACCGAATTGCATTAAATAATGGTATGACTGTCCAAGAATTAAAACAATTAAATGGTTTAACGAGTGATTTAATCCGTGTAGGTCAACAACTAAAAATTGCTGGTAAAACATCAAGCGGTAGCTCTTCTTCAACTAATTCATCAGAAAATACGGCGGCAAATACTACAAGTTATCAAGTTAAGCGCGGTGATACACTGTATGGTATTGGTTTGAAATATGGCATTAGTGTTCAAGAATTAAAAAAATTGAATAACTTAAGTAGTGACACCATTTATATTGGTCAATCTTTAAAAGTTATCACAAAACAGAGCACGTCAACAACAGGTAATACTGAAAATAGTGCTCAAACGACGCATATTGTAAAACGTGGTGATACGTTGTATGGTATTGGTCTTAGATATAATGTTTCATCTAATGATATTAAACAATGGAATGGTTTAAATAGTGATTTGATTTATGTAGGTCAATCATTAAAAATTAATCAGTCAAGTAAAACAAATACGACAACACCGGTTAAAACAACAGTAGGAAAATATACTGTTAAATCTGGTGACACACTTTATCGTATTGCATTAGATAATAAAACCACTGTTAAAGAATTAAAGAGAGTTAATAATTTAAGTAGCGACTTTATCTATGTTGGTCAACAGTTGACATTACCTGGTACTAGTAGTGATTCAGTATCTAAAAATACACGTCACACAGTCAAAGCAGGGGAATCTTTGTGGGCAATTTCTAAAAAATACAACACAAGTGTGAGTCAACTGAAGAAGTGGAATAACTTATCCACGAATATTATTTATGCCAATCAAGTCTTACGAGTAAGCTAG
- the leuS gene encoding leucine--tRNA ligase, protein MAYNHLQIEKKWRDYWKKDHTFKTGEETDKPNFYALDMFPYPSGQGLHVGHPKGYTSTDVLSRMKRAQGFNVLHPMGWDAFGLPAEQYALDTGNDPAEFTEKNIQTFKRQFDALGFSFDWDREINTTDPSYYKWTQWIFTKMFEKGLAYEAEVPVNWCPALGTVLANEEVIDGKSERGDHPVYRVPMKQWMLRITAYADRLIDDLELIDWPESIKEMQRNWIGRSEGANVNFDIKGTDKQFTVFTTRPDTLFGATYAVMAPELPLVQEIVTPEQKDAVDAYIKEAEKKTDLDRTELSKEKTGVFTGAYAVNPVNGKEIPIWIADYVLSTYGTGAIMAVPAHDERDYEFATTFDLDIVPVVAGGDVSTEAYTGDGDHINSDFLDGMNKEDGIATMIKWLEKEGIGEQKTSYRLRDWLFSRQRYWGEPIPIIHWEDGTMTAVPEEELPLVLPKSNDIKPSGTGESPLANMTEWINVVDEKTGMKGRRETNTMPQWAGSSWYYLRFIDPHNDEQLADPEKLKEWMPVDVYLGGAEHAVLHLLYARFWHKFLYDIGVVETKEPFQKLYNQGMILGENNEKMSKSKGNVVNPDDIVEQYGADTLRLYEMFMGPLDGSIAWSEKGLEGSRKFLDRVWRLFIDENFVLRDRITKHNDEALTKVYHQTVKKVTEDYTNLHFNTAISQLMTFVNEAYKAEALPVEYMNGFLQLLAPVAPFLSEELWERMGNEGSISYVAWPTYDESALVEDTVEVIFQVNGKVRGKEVVARDLSKEELETIAMENNAVKGQLDGKTIRKVIVVPNKLVNIVAN, encoded by the coding sequence ATGGCTTACAATCATTTACAAATTGAAAAAAAATGGCGCGACTATTGGAAAAAAGATCACACGTTTAAAACAGGTGAAGAAACAGATAAACCAAATTTTTATGCACTAGATATGTTTCCTTACCCTTCAGGACAGGGGTTACATGTAGGGCATCCAAAAGGGTATACCTCAACAGATGTATTATCTCGCATGAAGCGAGCGCAAGGATTTAACGTGCTACATCCAATGGGGTGGGATGCGTTTGGTTTACCTGCTGAACAATATGCACTAGACACAGGAAATGACCCAGCTGAATTTACTGAAAAAAATATTCAAACCTTTAAACGCCAGTTTGATGCATTAGGCTTTAGTTTTGATTGGGACCGTGAAATTAATACCACAGACCCTTCATACTACAAATGGACGCAATGGATTTTTACTAAAATGTTTGAAAAAGGACTAGCCTATGAAGCCGAAGTACCGGTTAACTGGTGTCCAGCTTTAGGAACCGTATTGGCTAATGAAGAAGTCATTGATGGAAAATCAGAACGTGGGGATCATCCAGTATACCGAGTTCCAATGAAACAATGGATGTTACGTATTACTGCTTATGCGGATCGTTTAATTGATGATTTAGAGTTAATTGATTGGCCAGAGAGTATTAAAGAGATGCAACGTAATTGGATTGGTCGTTCTGAAGGAGCGAATGTTAATTTTGACATTAAGGGAACAGACAAACAATTCACAGTATTTACAACGCGTCCTGATACATTATTTGGTGCAACGTATGCTGTTATGGCACCTGAGCTTCCACTGGTTCAAGAAATTGTGACACCAGAACAAAAAGATGCAGTGGATGCTTATATCAAAGAAGCTGAAAAGAAAACAGATTTAGATCGTACTGAGTTATCAAAAGAAAAAACAGGTGTCTTTACAGGTGCTTATGCAGTAAACCCAGTGAATGGCAAAGAAATTCCAATTTGGATTGCGGATTATGTCTTATCAACTTATGGAACAGGGGCGATCATGGCCGTTCCAGCTCATGACGAACGTGACTATGAATTTGCGACAACATTTGATCTAGACATTGTTCCTGTTGTAGCTGGTGGAGATGTGTCAACTGAAGCATATACAGGAGATGGCGACCATATTAATTCAGACTTCTTAGATGGTATGAATAAAGAAGATGGTATTGCAACGATGATTAAGTGGTTGGAAAAAGAAGGCATCGGTGAACAAAAAACAAGTTATCGTTTGCGTGACTGGTTATTCTCTCGCCAACGTTATTGGGGTGAACCTATTCCAATTATTCATTGGGAAGATGGAACGATGACAGCTGTTCCTGAAGAGGAGCTGCCATTAGTATTGCCAAAATCAAATGATATTAAACCTAGTGGAACAGGTGAATCGCCATTAGCTAATATGACGGAGTGGATTAATGTTGTAGATGAAAAAACTGGCATGAAAGGTCGTCGTGAAACGAATACTATGCCACAATGGGCAGGTAGCTCATGGTATTACTTGCGTTTTATTGACCCACATAATGACGAACAATTAGCAGACCCAGAAAAACTAAAAGAATGGATGCCTGTTGATGTTTATTTAGGTGGAGCAGAACATGCGGTACTTCATTTACTATATGCTCGTTTCTGGCATAAATTTTTATATGATATTGGAGTAGTGGAAACAAAAGAACCATTCCAAAAATTATATAATCAAGGCATGATTTTAGGTGAAAACAATGAAAAAATGTCGAAATCAAAAGGAAATGTGGTTAATCCAGATGATATCGTAGAGCAATATGGTGCTGATACATTACGTTTATATGAAATGTTTATGGGACCACTTGATGGCTCAATTGCATGGAGCGAAAAAGGGTTAGAAGGAAGTCGTAAATTCTTAGACCGTGTATGGCGTTTGTTTATCGACGAAAACTTTGTCTTACGCGATCGTATCACGAAACACAATGATGAAGCATTGACAAAAGTGTATCATCAAACAGTGAAAAAAGTGACAGAAGATTATACGAACCTACATTTTAATACAGCGATTTCTCAATTAATGACATTTGTAAATGAAGCTTATAAAGCAGAAGCGCTACCTGTTGAGTATATGAACGGGTTCTTACAATTACTAGCTCCTGTTGCACCATTCCTCTCAGAAGAATTATGGGAAAGAATGGGCAATGAAGGATCTATCAGTTATGTCGCTTGGCCAACTTATGATGAATCAGCCTTAGTTGAAGACACAGTTGAAGTAATTTTCCAAGTGAATGGAAAAGTTCGTGGGAAAGAAGTAGTTGCTCGTGATCTATCCAAAGAGGAATTAGAAACTATCGCTATGGAAAATAATGCGGTGAAAGGTCAACTTGATGGAAAAACGATTCGTAAAGTGATTGTTGTGCCAAATAAATTAGTTAATATTGTGGCTAATTAA